In a single window of the Luteibacter rhizovicinus DSM 16549 genome:
- the hisC gene encoding histidinol-phosphate transaminase codes for MSILDLARPDIRALAPYSSARMEAQGGTVLLNANESSRPPNIPGGEGLNRYPDPQPRGLVETLAELYGTAGDRVLVTRGSDESIDLLVRAFCRAGESAVLISPPTFGMYAVCARIQGAAVIESPLSRHGVLDIDALLAAVTRATRIVFVCTPNNPTGNLVDRDDLERIAKALEGRALLVIDEAYAEYSGLASAASLIDTYDNVAVLRTLSKAWSLAGARVGTCIARSEVIGLLRRIIPPYPLPSPCVDAAMGALSYEGRRVQRHHLHEILNERARMFVALQALPGVREVMPSHANFLAVRFDDAAGTYRRLLAAGVVVRDVSRYAGLEDALRITIGTGNENDRVLAVLRAGAPA; via the coding sequence ATGAGCATCCTCGACCTGGCACGTCCGGATATCCGCGCGCTCGCGCCGTACTCCAGCGCCCGGATGGAAGCGCAGGGAGGCACGGTCCTGCTCAACGCGAACGAGTCGTCGCGGCCGCCGAATATTCCCGGTGGCGAGGGACTCAATCGCTACCCCGATCCGCAGCCGCGCGGGCTGGTGGAGACCCTCGCCGAACTCTACGGAACCGCCGGCGATCGGGTTCTCGTGACCCGCGGGAGCGACGAATCGATCGACCTTCTCGTGCGAGCGTTCTGTCGTGCGGGTGAGAGTGCCGTGCTCATCTCGCCGCCCACCTTCGGCATGTACGCGGTGTGTGCGCGTATCCAGGGCGCGGCGGTCATCGAATCACCGCTCAGTCGCCACGGTGTGCTCGACATCGATGCGCTCCTGGCCGCGGTCACGCGGGCTACGCGTATCGTCTTCGTCTGCACGCCGAACAACCCCACCGGCAACCTCGTCGATCGTGACGATCTGGAACGCATCGCGAAGGCGCTCGAGGGCCGTGCCTTGCTCGTGATCGACGAGGCTTATGCGGAATACAGCGGCCTCGCCAGCGCGGCCTCGCTGATCGACACCTACGACAACGTCGCTGTGCTGCGCACGCTGTCGAAGGCGTGGTCGCTGGCGGGCGCCCGTGTCGGCACGTGCATCGCGCGATCGGAAGTGATCGGGCTGCTGCGCCGGATCATCCCGCCGTACCCGCTGCCTTCACCGTGCGTGGATGCGGCCATGGGCGCGCTGTCGTACGAAGGTCGGCGCGTGCAGCGGCACCACCTGCACGAGATCCTCAACGAGCGCGCGCGCATGTTCGTCGCCCTGCAGGCATTGCCGGGCGTGAGGGAGGTGATGCCATCGCACGCCAACTTCCTTGCCGTGCGCTTCGACGATGCGGCAGGGACGTATCGCCGACTTCTCGCCGCTGGCGTGGTGGTACGCGACGTGTCCCGATACGCCGGACTGGAAGATGCCCTGCGCATCACCATTGGTACCGGTAACGAGAACGATCGCGTGCTGGCCGTGCTGCGCGCGGGAGCGCCGGCATGA
- the hisB gene encoding bifunctional histidinol-phosphatase/imidazoleglycerol-phosphate dehydratase HisB, translated as MSRKILFVDRDGCLIEEPADQQIDSYEKLALMPGVIAALQRCVAAGYELVMVTNQDGLGTPSFPQASFDGPHALLVNILASQGITFREQLIDRSFPHENLDTRKPGTGLARHWLADDSWSRSQSAMIGDRDTDLVFAANLGVRGFRVGADGASWVEVAHALLDAPRTAEVLRKTKETSIRVNVDLDRIAEPNVHTGLGFFDHMLEQIGKHGGFALSLTCEGDTHIDEHHTIEDSALALGQALREALGDKRGIGRYGFALPMDESAARAELDLSGRPYFVFEGSFPRDRVGDVPTELVPHFFRSLCETLGANLHLTVRGENAHHMVEGCFKVVARTLRQAIRREGAELPSTKGSL; from the coding sequence ATGAGTCGCAAGATCCTTTTCGTTGATCGCGACGGCTGCCTCATCGAGGAGCCGGCCGACCAGCAGATCGACAGCTACGAGAAGCTGGCGCTGATGCCCGGGGTGATCGCCGCCTTGCAGCGTTGCGTCGCTGCCGGATACGAGTTGGTGATGGTGACCAATCAGGATGGCCTGGGCACGCCTTCGTTTCCGCAGGCGTCCTTCGATGGACCGCATGCCTTGCTGGTGAACATCCTTGCGTCGCAGGGCATCACCTTCCGCGAGCAGCTGATCGACCGCAGCTTCCCGCACGAAAACCTCGACACCCGCAAACCGGGCACCGGGCTTGCACGGCACTGGCTGGCCGACGATAGCTGGAGCCGCTCGCAGTCGGCCATGATCGGCGACCGCGACACCGACCTCGTGTTCGCAGCCAACCTCGGTGTACGCGGTTTCCGCGTGGGTGCCGACGGCGCGAGCTGGGTCGAGGTGGCGCATGCGCTGCTCGATGCGCCGCGCACGGCCGAGGTGCTGCGCAAGACGAAGGAAACCTCGATCCGCGTGAACGTGGATCTCGACCGCATCGCCGAGCCGAACGTGCATACCGGCCTGGGCTTCTTCGATCACATGCTCGAGCAGATCGGCAAACACGGTGGCTTCGCCCTGAGCCTCACCTGCGAGGGCGACACCCACATCGACGAGCACCACACCATCGAAGACTCCGCGCTCGCGCTGGGCCAGGCGCTCCGGGAGGCGTTGGGCGACAAACGTGGCATCGGCCGCTATGGCTTCGCGCTACCGATGGACGAGAGCGCGGCGCGGGCGGAACTGGACCTGTCGGGTCGGCCGTACTTCGTCTTCGAAGGCAGCTTCCCGCGCGACCGCGTGGGCGACGTGCCGACCGAGCTCGTGCCGCACTTCTTCCGTTCGCTCTGCGAGACGCTGGGCGCAAACCTGCACCTCACCGTGCGTGGCGAGAACGCGCACCACATGGTCGAGGGCTGCTTCAAGGTGGTCGCCCGCACGCTTCGACAGGCGATTCGACGCGAAGGTGCCGAACTGCCGAGCACCAAGGGAAGCCTCTGA
- the hisH gene encoding imidazole glycerol phosphate synthase subunit HisH, translating into MKVVLVDAGGTNIGSVRYALQRLGTDAELTSDAARIRAASHVILPGVGAAAPGMRMLREAGLVDVLRGLTQPVLGVCLGMQLLCERSEESDTACLGVIPATVKRFAEASGLRVPHMGWNTLQVTVPHCLTAGLREGDTAYFVHSYAVPTGPYTLAASEHGTPFSAVVAAGNFMGMQFHPERSAGVGAQLLRNFLSL; encoded by the coding sequence ATGAAGGTGGTTCTCGTCGACGCGGGCGGTACCAATATCGGCTCCGTGCGTTACGCCTTGCAGCGCCTTGGCACCGATGCCGAACTCACCTCGGACGCGGCACGTATCCGCGCGGCGAGTCACGTGATCCTCCCGGGCGTGGGTGCCGCGGCGCCGGGCATGCGCATGTTGCGCGAGGCTGGCCTGGTCGATGTGCTGCGTGGGCTCACCCAGCCGGTGCTCGGCGTTTGCCTGGGTATGCAGCTGCTGTGCGAGCGTTCGGAAGAAAGCGACACGGCCTGTCTCGGGGTCATCCCGGCCACGGTTAAACGTTTCGCCGAAGCGTCGGGCCTGCGCGTGCCGCACATGGGCTGGAACACGCTGCAGGTGACGGTGCCGCATTGCCTCACGGCCGGCCTGCGTGAGGGCGATACGGCGTACTTCGTCCACAGCTACGCTGTCCCGACCGGTCCTTACACCCTGGCGGCGAGCGAGCACGGCACGCCGTTCTCGGCCGTCGTCGCCGCCGGCAATTTCATGGGCATGCAGTTCCACCCCGAGCGATCGGCCGGCGTGGGCGCCCAGCTTCTGCGGAACTTTCTCTCCCTATGA
- a CDS encoding HisA/HisF-related TIM barrel protein yields MTLPIPAIDLREGKVVRLFKGDYAQQTTFAFEPEALAARYADDGATWLHVVDLDGARSGHFENLSTIAGIASGGRLRVQAGGGIRDEEGVRRLLDAGVERVVVGSVAIRDPEAVAAWIGRYGCHRIVLALDTRFRDGLWKLPSAGWTADEVHTLDDLVPWYEAAGARHLLCTDIDRDGTMSGPNLALYRHLATLAPGLDVQASGGVKSLADVTDLSLQGVAGIILGRSLLEGAFGLRDAIATADKANATC; encoded by the coding sequence ATGACCCTACCGATTCCCGCTATCGACCTGCGCGAAGGCAAGGTTGTCCGTTTGTTCAAAGGTGACTACGCGCAACAGACCACGTTCGCCTTCGAACCGGAAGCGCTGGCGGCGCGTTATGCCGACGATGGCGCGACGTGGCTGCATGTCGTCGATCTAGACGGCGCGCGCTCGGGCCACTTCGAAAATCTCTCGACCATTGCAGGTATCGCTTCGGGTGGCCGGTTGCGCGTGCAGGCCGGTGGCGGCATTCGTGACGAGGAGGGCGTTCGCCGGCTGCTCGATGCGGGTGTCGAGCGCGTCGTTGTCGGCAGCGTCGCCATTCGTGATCCGGAGGCGGTGGCGGCATGGATCGGTCGCTACGGTTGCCATCGCATCGTGCTCGCTCTGGACACGCGTTTTCGCGATGGACTATGGAAGCTGCCCAGCGCGGGCTGGACGGCCGACGAAGTCCACACGCTCGACGATCTCGTGCCCTGGTACGAGGCCGCCGGGGCACGCCACCTGTTGTGTACCGACATCGATCGCGACGGTACGATGAGCGGCCCCAACCTGGCGCTTTATCGTCATCTGGCCACACTGGCGCCCGGCCTCGATGTGCAGGCGTCCGGTGGTGTGAAGTCGCTCGCCGACGTCACCGATCTCTCGTTGCAGGGCGTCGCCGGCATCATCCTCGGACGTTCGCTGCTGGAGGGCGCTTTCGGCCTGCGCGACGCCATCGCGACGGCCGACAAGGCGAACGCGACATGCTGA
- the hisF gene encoding imidazole glycerol phosphate synthase subunit HisF, with the protein MLSRRIVPCLDVRDGQVVKGVRFRDHVVVGEIVELALRYRDEGADELVFYDITASPEGRRVDRNWVERVAREIDIPFCVAGGIRSVDDAREVLHAGADKISINSPALERPALVSEIADAFGVQCVVVGVDSLRDEDGEWRVRQYTGDPSRTRALRKGTLEWIDEVQTLGAGEIVLNCMGTDGVRRGYDIEQLAAARAITRVPLVASGGAGIPMHFAEVFKDADVDAALAASVFHSGDIGIPALKRELRMQGIEVRL; encoded by the coding sequence ATGCTGAGCCGTCGCATCGTTCCCTGCCTGGATGTGCGCGACGGGCAGGTCGTCAAGGGCGTGCGTTTTCGTGACCACGTCGTCGTCGGCGAGATCGTCGAGCTGGCCCTGCGTTATCGCGACGAGGGCGCCGACGAGTTGGTGTTTTACGACATCACGGCCAGTCCGGAAGGGCGTCGCGTTGATCGTAACTGGGTGGAGCGCGTGGCGCGCGAGATCGATATCCCGTTCTGCGTTGCCGGCGGCATCCGTAGCGTCGACGACGCGCGCGAGGTGCTTCATGCTGGCGCCGACAAGATCTCGATCAATTCGCCCGCGCTCGAGCGCCCCGCGCTCGTAAGCGAGATCGCCGACGCCTTTGGCGTGCAGTGCGTGGTCGTCGGTGTCGACAGCCTGCGCGACGAAGACGGCGAATGGCGTGTTCGCCAGTACACCGGCGATCCGTCGCGAACCAGGGCGCTACGCAAGGGTACGCTCGAGTGGATCGACGAAGTGCAGACGCTGGGCGCTGGTGAAATCGTCCTGAACTGCATGGGCACCGACGGCGTACGTCGTGGTTACGACATCGAACAACTGGCCGCGGCACGCGCGATCACCCGCGTACCCCTGGTCGCCTCCGGCGGCGCAGGCATCCCCATGCATTTTGCCGAGGTGTTCAAGGACGCCGACGTAGATGCGGCGCTTGCCGCGAGCGTCTTCCACAGTGGCGACATCGGCATTCCCGCGCTGAAGCGCGAGCTGCGCATGCAGGGTATCGAGGTAAGGCTATGA
- the hisIE gene encoding bifunctional phosphoribosyl-AMP cyclohydrolase/phosphoribosyl-ATP diphosphatase HisIE encodes MNETTPDFAKGDGLVPAIVQHAHSGEVLMLGYMDEAALAKTRASGLVTFFSRSKQRLWTKGETSGDSLALVDIRLDCDADTFLVRAIPAGPTCHTGTSSCFGGDVKPSLGFLGELDALVASRHTERPDGSYTTKLFEGGIRRMAQKVGEEGVETALAAVAEGNDALIGEAADLVFHLMVVLRARGIGFDAVAAKLAARHAG; translated from the coding sequence ATGAACGAGACGACTCCCGATTTCGCCAAGGGCGACGGACTGGTGCCGGCGATCGTGCAGCACGCGCATTCGGGCGAAGTCCTGATGCTCGGCTACATGGACGAAGCCGCGTTGGCGAAAACGCGCGCCAGCGGCCTGGTGACCTTCTTCAGTCGCAGCAAGCAGCGTTTGTGGACAAAGGGCGAGACCTCGGGTGACTCGCTGGCCCTCGTCGATATCCGTCTGGACTGCGATGCGGATACGTTTCTGGTGCGTGCCATACCCGCCGGCCCGACCTGCCACACGGGCACGTCGAGCTGCTTCGGTGGCGACGTCAAACCCTCGCTGGGTTTCCTCGGCGAACTCGATGCCCTGGTCGCGTCCCGGCACACGGAACGGCCGGACGGCAGCTACACGACGAAGCTGTTCGAAGGCGGCATTCGCCGCATGGCGCAGAAAGTGGGGGAGGAGGGTGTCGAAACGGCGCTCGCCGCGGTTGCCGAAGGCAACGACGCCCTGATCGGCGAGGCCGCCGATCTGGTCTTTCATCTGATGGTGGTACTGCGCGCGCGCGGCATCGGATTCGATGCCGTGGCGGCAAAACTAGCTGCCCGCCACGCGGGCTGA
- a CDS encoding pseudouridine synthase, with the protein MSAPQRSVLSLKRGESRPDDGAVLEERLHKVLANAGLGSRRMLEQRIQAGEVEVNGTAATIGASVHAGDRVVLDGKQFVVATDNRNDAEVIVYHKPEGVVTTREDTEGRPTVFEQLPRLKGARWVAVGRLDINTTGLLLLTTDGELANALMHPKSGLEREYLCRVHGEVPDETIERLKAGVELEDGPARFDEIATISRGGSHSWFRVTIREGRNREVRRLWDSQGFLVSRLKRIRYGSVELPRALRRGDSDNLDETAIKELRERAGLGAPAPVLTLSAVVHQRRAPRHVTEYKPDGRPAGAWSSGRHDEARELTAFDRLRDDNPRGGRGGAGGGRGRPGGGGGQGGAPRREVNGNVARPERGGGGGAAGGQRSRRVAPGQELPSPRTWFAGDSRSGGGNAAGNTAGNRGPRPGGRSGGPGAGGGNRAPGQGGPGRAEGNRSAGGGRFEGGGGARFDGGGGGNRGPRTGGAPGGGGNRAPGGGGGFGGNRAAGGGGGNRASGGGASGNRAGGGGNRTPGGGARPGGNRGGRPGGGGGQGGNRSGGGGGGNRGGNR; encoded by the coding sequence ATGAGTGCGCCGCAACGTTCCGTTCTATCCCTTAAGCGTGGCGAAAGCCGTCCCGATGATGGCGCCGTGCTCGAAGAGCGCCTGCACAAGGTCCTGGCCAACGCCGGCCTCGGCTCCCGCCGCATGCTCGAGCAGCGCATCCAGGCCGGCGAAGTCGAAGTCAACGGCACCGCCGCGACCATCGGCGCCAGCGTCCACGCCGGCGACCGCGTCGTCCTCGACGGCAAGCAGTTCGTCGTCGCTACCGACAATCGCAACGATGCCGAAGTGATCGTCTACCACAAGCCGGAAGGCGTGGTGACCACGCGCGAAGACACCGAAGGCCGTCCCACCGTGTTCGAACAGCTGCCGCGCCTGAAGGGCGCGCGCTGGGTCGCCGTGGGTCGCCTGGACATCAACACCACCGGCCTGCTCCTGCTCACCACCGATGGCGAACTCGCCAACGCGCTGATGCATCCGAAGAGCGGCCTCGAGCGCGAATACCTCTGCCGCGTCCACGGCGAAGTACCCGACGAGACCATCGAACGCCTCAAGGCTGGTGTCGAACTCGAAGACGGCCCTGCCCGCTTCGACGAGATCGCCACCATCAGCCGCGGCGGTAGCCACAGCTGGTTCCGCGTGACCATCCGCGAGGGCCGCAACCGTGAAGTCCGTCGCCTGTGGGACTCGCAGGGTTTCCTGGTCAGCCGCCTCAAGCGCATCCGCTACGGCAGCGTGGAACTCCCGCGCGCCCTGCGTCGCGGCGACAGCGACAACCTCGACGAGACCGCGATCAAGGAACTGCGCGAGCGCGCAGGCCTCGGTGCGCCGGCTCCGGTGCTCACCCTGAGCGCCGTGGTCCACCAGCGCCGCGCACCGCGTCACGTTACCGAGTACAAGCCGGACGGCCGTCCGGCCGGTGCCTGGAGCTCGGGTCGTCATGACGAAGCCCGTGAGCTCACTGCCTTCGATCGCCTGCGCGACGACAACCCGCGTGGCGGTCGTGGTGGCGCCGGCGGTGGTCGTGGTCGCCCCGGTGGCGGCGGCGGTCAGGGCGGCGCTCCGCGTCGCGAAGTGAACGGCAACGTCGCTCGTCCCGAGCGCGGTGGCGGTGGTGGCGCAGCCGGTGGCCAGCGCTCGCGTCGCGTCGCGCCGGGTCAGGAACTGCCGTCGCCGCGCACCTGGTTCGCTGGCGACAGCCGGTCCGGTGGCGGCAACGCCGCTGGCAACACCGCGGGCAACCGTGGTCCGCGTCCGGGCGGCCGTAGCGGCGGCCCGGGTGCTGGCGGCGGCAACCGCGCGCCGGGCCAGGGTGGTCCGGGTCGTGCCGAAGGCAATCGTAGCGCCGGCGGTGGACGCTTCGAAGGGGGCGGTGGTGCTCGCTTCGACGGCGGTGGCGGCGGCAATCGTGGCCCGCGTACGGGCGGCGCACCAGGCGGTGGCGGCAATCGCGCCCCGGGTGGCGGTGGCGGCTTCGGCGGCAACCGCGCGGCCGGTGGCGGCGGTGGCAATCGCGCCAGCGGCGGCGGCGCCAGCGGCAATCGCGCGGGTGGCGGTGGTAACCGCACCCCGGGCGGCGGCGCACGTCCCGGCGGCAATCGCGGCGGTCGTCCCGGTGGCGGTGGCGGCCAGGGCGGCAATCGCAGCGGTGGTGGCGGTGGTGGAAACCGCGGCGGCAACCGGTAA
- the scpB gene encoding SMC-Scp complex subunit ScpB: protein MQPEQLKPIVEAALLASTQPMTIAQLKAIFGDEDEVTTDDIVVALASLTHDCDGRGVELIEVASGWRYQVRRDVHGWVSRMWSEKPSRYSRALLETLALIAYRQPITRPEIEQIRGVVVSSNIIKTLEEREWIRVVGHRDVPGKPALFGTTRGFLDYFSLKSLDSLPPLSEIRDLEEINPQLRFDGDGIPAHARVGATLSIDPDNEDESPTNTEASDDVVAEAMTIEETSASETPSPEDETVEVANQLPAGDDVAAASATAEEAENPESDVAKDDAEEDTEESRA from the coding sequence ATGCAACCCGAACAACTGAAACCCATCGTGGAAGCGGCGCTGCTGGCGTCGACCCAGCCGATGACGATCGCGCAGTTGAAGGCGATCTTCGGCGACGAGGACGAAGTGACCACGGACGACATCGTGGTCGCGCTCGCCTCGCTGACGCACGACTGCGACGGGCGCGGCGTCGAACTGATCGAAGTCGCCTCGGGCTGGCGTTACCAGGTCCGTCGCGACGTCCACGGCTGGGTGTCGCGAATGTGGTCCGAAAAACCCAGCCGCTACTCCCGTGCGCTGCTCGAAACACTGGCCCTGATCGCCTATCGCCAGCCGATTACCCGCCCGGAGATCGAACAGATCCGTGGCGTGGTGGTGTCCTCGAACATCATCAAGACGCTCGAGGAGCGCGAATGGATCCGCGTCGTCGGCCATCGCGACGTTCCTGGCAAGCCGGCCCTGTTCGGCACCACGAGGGGATTCCTCGACTACTTCAGCCTGAAGTCGCTGGACTCCCTGCCCCCGCTTTCCGAGATCCGCGATCTCGAGGAAATCAATCCGCAGCTGCGGTTCGACGGTGACGGCATCCCCGCGCATGCCCGCGTCGGCGCCACCCTGTCGATCGACCCGGACAACGAAGACGAAAGCCCAACGAATACCGAAGCATCCGATGATGTCGTGGCTGAGGCCATGACGATCGAAGAAACATCCGCCTCCGAAACCCCGTCCCCTGAGGACGAGACGGTCGAGGTCGCGAACCAGCTGCCTGCCGGCGACGACGTCGCCGCGGCTTCCGCCACTGCCGAAGAGGCAGAGAACCCCGAAAGCGACGTCGCCAAAGACGACGCTGAAGAAGATACCGAGGAGTCACGCGCATGA